A part of Kitasatospora acidiphila genomic DNA contains:
- a CDS encoding AMP-binding protein yields MAVFDGELKELMAGQLEIWQAQQLAPENPVYNLGEYLEIRGDLDVGLFTETLHRLVAEAETVRLRFRTDAAGTPRQYVGDVPEDLVQLVDFSSEPDPRAAAESWMRETVTRPADLSGGPLFGFALLTLGPDLHLWYQGYHHLLIDGMAGSVLSTRAARIHDALLHGQDPADGALEPLALLLDADRAYRVSDDLDRDRAYWQGVLADLPQVVEAGTDGAARPSRGRRLPERLERHIAALTTDELAELRTAARRLRTSLTGLMACAAAVHRHRLTGQRDIVIGLPVAGRTGRRELAVPGMTSNNLPLRVRIEPNTPLADLVRQISDAVREGLRHQRYRYEDILRDLRLTDGDPLCGLYVNAMAFDYPEKFGSCRVTAVRNVSTGPIDHTRVNLYARGGDFGVQLDVDVNPALPDQLPARDVSRQLRRVLAWLVTAEPSEPVGRAGLLDRDEQRRVLVEWNDTARDLPPATAVDLFTAQVAARPDAVAVTGEGVHLSYAQLDERANRLAHHLAARGVGPETVVAVCQHRGTDLVVSLLAVWKAGAAYLPIDPQYPAERIRHLLTDSRAVALLSEQDILDELPAGRLLTVAVDSAPVHAALAAAPATAPGTALTPAALAYVIYTSGSTGTPKAVMLTQAGAVNLAVAQQERCAVDRHSRVLQFASVGFDAATWELLMALCSGASLVVAPARDLLPSPALTDLIARHGVTHATLPPPSWPCSTPPT; encoded by the coding sequence ATGGCTGTGTTCGACGGCGAGCTCAAGGAACTGATGGCCGGTCAGCTCGAGATCTGGCAGGCACAGCAGCTCGCGCCGGAGAATCCGGTCTACAACCTCGGCGAGTACCTGGAGATCCGCGGCGACCTCGACGTCGGCCTGTTCACCGAAACGCTCCACAGGCTGGTCGCCGAAGCCGAGACCGTACGCCTGCGGTTCCGCACCGATGCCGCCGGGACGCCCCGGCAGTACGTCGGCGACGTCCCCGAAGACCTGGTCCAGCTCGTCGACTTCAGCAGCGAACCCGACCCGCGAGCGGCCGCCGAGAGCTGGATGCGCGAGACCGTCACCCGGCCGGCCGACCTCAGCGGCGGCCCGCTGTTCGGGTTCGCCCTGCTCACCCTCGGCCCGGACCTGCACCTGTGGTACCAGGGTTACCACCACCTGCTCATCGACGGCATGGCCGGCAGCGTCCTCAGCACCCGGGCGGCCCGGATCCACGACGCACTGCTGCACGGCCAGGACCCCGCCGACGGCGCGCTGGAACCACTCGCCCTGCTGCTCGACGCCGACCGTGCCTACCGGGTGTCGGACGACCTCGACCGCGACCGCGCCTACTGGCAGGGCGTCCTCGCCGACCTCCCGCAGGTCGTCGAAGCGGGCACCGACGGCGCCGCGCGCCCGTCCCGCGGCCGGCGGCTCCCGGAACGGCTCGAACGCCACATCGCCGCCCTCACCACCGACGAGCTCGCCGAACTCAGGACCGCCGCCCGCCGCCTGCGCACCAGCCTCACCGGCCTGATGGCCTGCGCCGCCGCCGTCCACCGGCACCGCCTCACCGGACAGCGCGACATCGTCATCGGCCTGCCCGTCGCCGGTCGGACCGGACGGCGCGAACTCGCCGTCCCCGGCATGACCTCCAACAACCTGCCGCTCCGGGTGCGGATCGAGCCGAACACCCCGCTGGCCGACCTGGTCCGCCAGATCTCCGACGCCGTCCGCGAGGGCCTGCGCCACCAGCGCTACCGCTACGAGGACATCCTGCGCGACCTGCGCCTGACCGACGGCGACCCGCTGTGCGGCCTCTACGTCAACGCGATGGCCTTCGACTACCCGGAGAAGTTCGGCAGTTGCCGCGTCACGGCGGTGCGCAACGTGTCCACCGGGCCGATCGACCACACCCGCGTCAACCTCTACGCCCGCGGTGGTGACTTCGGCGTCCAGCTCGACGTCGACGTGAACCCCGCCCTGCCCGACCAGCTCCCGGCCCGGGACGTCTCCCGGCAGCTGCGCCGCGTGCTGGCCTGGCTGGTCACCGCCGAACCCAGCGAGCCGGTCGGCCGGGCCGGTCTGCTGGACCGGGACGAGCAGCGCCGTGTCCTGGTCGAATGGAACGACACCGCCCGCGACCTGCCGCCCGCAACCGCCGTGGACCTGTTCACCGCCCAGGTCGCGGCCCGCCCCGACGCCGTGGCCGTCACCGGCGAGGGCGTCCACCTCAGCTACGCCCAACTCGACGAACGGGCCAACCGGCTCGCCCACCACCTCGCCGCCCGGGGCGTCGGGCCGGAGACGGTCGTCGCCGTGTGCCAGCACCGCGGAACCGACCTGGTGGTGTCGCTGCTCGCGGTGTGGAAGGCCGGAGCCGCCTACCTGCCGATCGACCCGCAGTACCCCGCCGAACGCATCCGCCACCTGCTCACCGACAGCCGGGCGGTGGCCCTGCTGAGCGAGCAGGACATCCTCGACGAACTGCCCGCCGGGCGCCTGCTGACCGTGGCCGTGGACTCCGCCCCGGTCCACGCCGCGCTGGCGGCCGCACCCGCCACCGCACCCGGTACCGCCCTCACGCCGGCCGCCCTGGCCTACGTGATCTACACCTCGGGCTCCACCGGCACGCCCAAGGCCGTCATGCTCACCCAGGCCGGCGCCGTCAACCTGGCCGTCGCGCAACAGGAACGCTGCGCTGTGGACCGGCACAGCCGCGTCCTGCAGTTCGCCTCGGTCGGCTTCGACGCCGCCACCTGGGAACTGCTGATGGCGCTCTGCTCCGGAGCGAGCCTGGTTGTGGCCCCCGCGCGCGACCTACTGCCCTCCCCCGCGCTGACCGACCTGATCGCCCGCCACGGCGTCACCCACGCCACCCTGCCCCCGCCGTCCTGGCCGTGCTCGACCCCGCCGACATGA